In one window of Escherichia coli DSM 30083 = JCM 1649 = ATCC 11775 DNA:
- the alsB gene encoding D-allose transporter substrate-binding protein codes for MNKYLKYFSGTLVGLMLSTSAFAAAEYAVVLKTLSNPFWVDMKKGIEDEAKTLGVSVDIFASPSEGDFQSQLQLFEDLSNKNYKGIAFAPLSSVNLVMPVARAWKKGIYLVNLDEKIDMDNLKKAGGNVEGFVTTDNVAVGAKGASFIIDKLGAEGGEVAIIEGKAGNASGEARRNGATEAFKKASQIKLVASQPADWDRIKALDVATNVLQRNPNIKAIYCANDTMAMGVAQAVANAGKTGKVLVVGTDGIPEARKMVEAGQMTATVAQNPADIGATGLKLMVDAEKSGKVIPLDKAPEFKLVDSILVTQ; via the coding sequence ATGAATAAATATCTGAAATATTTCAGCGGCACACTCGTGGGCTTAATGTTGTCAACCAGCGCTTTTGCTGCCGCCGAATATGCCGTCGTATTGAAAACACTCTCCAATCCATTTTGGGTAGATATGAAAAAAGGCATTGAAGATGAAGCAAAAACGCTGGGCGTCAGCGTTGATATTTTTGCCTCTCCTTCAGAAGGCGATTTTCAATCTCAATTGCAGTTATTTGAAGATCTCAGTAATAAAAATTACAAAGGTATCGCCTTCGCACCATTATCCTCAGTGAACCTGGTCATGCCTGTCGCCCGCGCATGGAAAAAAGGCATTTATCTGGTCAATCTCGATGAAAAAATCGACATGGATAATCTGAAAAAAGCAGGCGGTAATGTGGAAGGTTTTGTCACCACCGATAATGTTGCCGTCGGGGCGAAAGGCGCGTCATTCATTATTGACAAGCTGGGTGCCGAAGGGGGTGAAGTCGCAATCATTGAGGGTAAAGCCGGTAACGCCTCCGGTGAAGCGCGTCGTAATGGTGCCACCGAAGCCTTCAAAAAAGCAAGCCAGATCAAGCTTGTCGCCAGCCAGCCTGCCGACTGGGACCGTATTAAAGCACTGGATGTCGCCACTAACGTGTTGCAACGTAATCCGAATATTAAAGCGATCTATTGCGCGAATGACACGATGGCAATGGGTGTTGCTCAGGCAGTCGCAAACGCTGGAAAAACGGGCAAAGTGTTGGTCGTCGGTACAGATGGCATTCCGGAAGCCCGCAAAATGGTGGAAGCCGGACAAATGACCGCGACGGTTGCCCAGAACCCGGCGGATATCGGTGCAACGGGTCTGAAGCTGATGGTTGACGCTGAGAAATCCGGCAAGGTTATCCCGCTGGATAAAGCACCGGAATTTAAACTGGTCGATTCAATCCTGGTCACTCAATAA